Proteins encoded within one genomic window of Anaerolineae bacterium:
- a CDS encoding alpha/beta fold hydrolase, with translation MTTAYHRRYLLLGLLWFGLSLISGSAGTVAAQAPACDPTTYGQELLAYAQEHNNPAQEQHPLVLVHGFNSSASMWGDENDPHSLYGRLIQKYDPSLVHRLSYPPGPNGQPDGEADVTCTARYLMEAVNVLSQVDRQRGGSGQVDIVAHSLGGLVTRQLLAYRHNAGPRQTQYQGNIGRFIDLATPHSGSEYINLYNQGADAVAEQLTRAVPNKMAKPVIRSFIKEFVSASTDMISLLPDPESPAGQQLDPNSEFIKTLNQRPNPNDIDYYLLYSDIGMNVATKFFDMPVASGQVLSVGDWVVSKDNATTIPNLGGRSGPNPPYYQPFGFDAEITLHYQAVLLKPEIKLDNLDQMLPLAGALFHTNIHQKEEVRQKILELLENEYVAVNQPPVVTPPTVPPPVIEPEPVIDIQPVDGGHTATALVFDVSGSMEEPEPGGARKIEAAITAGHDILNLIDTENTLAPGAHQVGVVSFSNRAKINLPLSHNPDDARRMMGQLSPLDQTNMAAGLDRGIDILENAPSGAARILLLLSDGQPTTSDANPQPPFIFDELEYVDDLKDEILNQQVPRAKAANICIFTIGFGRPAPLGASGALDESFLQQIAAGSGCGRYYNAKNAFELSTVYLQSRHQALGKLITQYSGQIKQNETVNLNGFQVAGGAQQLTVSLNWPGSQLALQLIDPRGQPVEANYPNSVRREFGNLVYLVIQRPPAGQWQLSVTGMQVPSGVTDFNVLVSTRTLKTASGFNPLYLLTGVAVLGGLVLLLLYRQPRRTAAIRPPAQLPGVEAPGIGLVGFANNLITIGRHPRDHVVLPGANVSRHHARIQRVGREYILEDLNSVNGTLVNGQRVNRYSLNHGDQITIGDTTIIFRIN, from the coding sequence ATGACAACTGCTTATCACCGCCGCTATCTGTTGCTTGGCTTGCTGTGGTTTGGTCTCAGCCTGATATCGGGTTCGGCAGGAACCGTTGCAGCGCAAGCGCCTGCCTGCGACCCCACGACCTACGGCCAGGAACTGCTGGCCTACGCGCAGGAGCATAACAACCCGGCCCAAGAACAGCATCCCCTGGTGCTGGTGCATGGCTTCAACAGCAGCGCGAGCATGTGGGGCGATGAAAACGACCCCCACAGCCTGTATGGCCGTTTGATTCAAAAGTACGACCCAAGCCTGGTGCATCGTTTGAGTTACCCGCCCGGCCCTAACGGCCAGCCGGACGGCGAGGCCGATGTGACCTGCACCGCCCGTTACCTGATGGAAGCGGTCAATGTGTTAAGCCAGGTGGACCGGCAGCGCGGGGGCAGCGGCCAGGTGGACATTGTGGCTCACAGCCTGGGCGGGCTGGTGACGCGCCAACTGCTGGCTTATCGCCACAACGCCGGGCCGCGCCAAACCCAATACCAGGGCAACATTGGCCGGTTCATAGACCTGGCCACGCCCCACAGCGGCAGCGAATACATTAACCTGTATAACCAGGGCGCCGACGCCGTAGCCGAGCAATTGACGCGGGCGGTGCCAAATAAAATGGCCAAGCCGGTGATTCGCAGTTTTATCAAAGAATTTGTCAGCGCGTCAACCGATATGATTTCATTGCTCCCTGATCCCGAAAGCCCGGCCGGGCAGCAGCTGGACCCCAACAGCGAGTTCATTAAAACCTTGAACCAACGCCCCAATCCCAATGATATTGATTATTACCTGTTATACAGCGATATTGGCATGAATGTGGCTACCAAATTTTTTGATATGCCGGTAGCCTCGGGCCAGGTTTTGAGCGTGGGCGATTGGGTGGTCAGTAAAGACAATGCCACCACCATCCCCAACCTGGGCGGCCGGAGCGGCCCCAATCCGCCTTACTACCAACCCTTTGGTTTCGACGCCGAAATAACCCTGCATTACCAGGCGGTGCTGCTAAAACCGGAGATCAAACTGGACAATCTGGACCAAATGTTACCTCTGGCTGGAGCCTTGTTCCATACCAATATCCATCAAAAGGAAGAGGTGCGCCAAAAAATCCTGGAACTTCTGGAAAATGAATATGTGGCGGTCAACCAGCCGCCCGTAGTTACACCGCCTACCGTTCCCCCTCCGGTCATTGAGCCTGAGCCGGTGATTGACATTCAGCCGGTTGACGGCGGCCACACCGCCACGGCTCTGGTGTTTGATGTGTCCGGCAGTATGGAAGAACCGGAGCCGGGCGGAGCCAGAAAAATTGAAGCCGCCATCACCGCCGGCCATGATATTTTGAACCTGATTGACACCGAAAATACGCTCGCGCCCGGCGCGCACCAGGTAGGCGTGGTCAGTTTTAGCAACAGGGCCAAAATTAACCTGCCCTTGAGCCATAACCCGGACGATGCGCGCCGGATGATGGGCCAGCTTTCCCCGCTGGACCAGACCAATATGGCCGCCGGTCTGGACCGGGGCATTGATATTCTGGAAAACGCGCCTTCAGGCGCGGCCCGTATCCTGCTGCTCTTGAGCGACGGCCAGCCCACCACCTCCGACGCCAATCCCCAGCCGCCTTTTATATTTGATGAATTGGAGTACGTGGATGATTTAAAGGATGAAATCCTCAACCAACAGGTGCCCCGGGCTAAAGCGGCCAATATTTGCATCTTTACCATTGGATTTGGCCGCCCCGCCCCCCTGGGCGCATCCGGCGCGTTGGACGAGTCTTTTTTGCAGCAAATTGCCGCCGGTTCCGGCTGCGGCCGGTATTACAATGCTAAAAATGCCTTTGAACTATCTACGGTTTATTTGCAATCTCGTCACCAGGCCCTGGGAAAATTAATTACCCAATACAGCGGTCAAATAAAACAGAATGAAACCGTCAATCTGAACGGGTTTCAGGTAGCCGGGGGGGCGCAGCAGCTTACCGTCAGTTTGAACTGGCCGGGCAGCCAATTGGCTTTGCAGTTGATAGACCCCCGGGGCCAGCCGGTAGAGGCCAATTATCCAAATTCCGTGCGCCGCGAGTTTGGCAATCTGGTGTATTTGGTTATCCAACGCCCGCCGGCCGGTCAATGGCAACTATCGGTAACGGGGATGCAAGTGCCATCCGGCGTCACCGACTTTAACGTGTTGGTGTCTACCCGCACCTTAAAGACGGCTTCGGGTTTTAATCCGCTTTATCTTCTTACCGGCGTGGCCGTTTTGGGCGGCCTTGTTTTGCTGCTGCTGTATCGCCAGCCGCGCCGGACGGCAGCAATCAGACCCCCGGCCCAACTGCCCGGCGTTGAAGCGCCGGGAATAGGGCTGGTGGGCTTTGCCAACAACCTCATTACCATTGGCCGCCACCCGCGAGACCATGTGGTTTTGCCCGGCGCTAACGTGTCTCGCCATCATGCCCGCATCCAGCGGGTTGGCCGGGAATATATTTTGGAAGATTTAAACAGCGTTAATGGCACATTGGTCAACGGCCAGCGCGTGAACCGATATTCACTCAACCACGGCGACCAGATTACCATTGGCGACACAACGATTATTTTCAGGATAAATTGA
- a CDS encoding protein kinase encodes MTNLIGQTIGQYKVTGKIGEGGMAVVYRARQESLDRDIALKVLLPQLTADATFVERFFQEARAAAKMTHPNIVTIHDVGQANGVYYIAMAHIDGVSLADMLRQGPLPPFRAAHIIGQIAHALDYAHSQGIIHRDVKPGNILVTRDDHAFLTDFGIAKAALESSRLTRTGTMVGTPAYMAPEQAKGQPVSGQTDQYALAVVAYEMLTGHPPFDADTSHAILYQHVHQSPDLNWLPLPYQAVLGQALAKEPEQRFPTVADFGRALDNTGRGQSASPSSQTPVSTPLPTPTPDRNVLKKRVPVWVWAGSAAAVLVILLMVFTSISSQNAIQSGYTATVEAQGTATIQVRLTAAQSTLGAQRTATTEAKSTAIAQQTQDTVAAQTQQTATIEAQHTATVEMQNTVLAQFTLESQRIATAKAESVATSQAVETASARAWATTMAVTAEAQYAATARAAEATATAVAAVQAEPTPTPLLPLFGPVSGELVMEDDDLIEDYFAGVSVRDFLVAAIFFNPYSASTNSWNYGFSFRHQGYDEQLRLIIFSNNTWELRNGPNNSIAGGSISNLNTGDNEANVVVMIVKDDGGELYINDEVAYLDLSARTNYGDIAVATDFINGEFVDGAVVRYQDFTIFGLE; translated from the coding sequence ATGACAAATCTCATTGGTCAAACGATTGGACAATATAAAGTTACCGGCAAAATTGGCGAAGGAGGGATGGCGGTGGTTTACCGCGCCCGCCAGGAGTCGCTGGACCGCGACATTGCCCTCAAAGTGTTATTACCCCAATTAACCGCCGATGCCACCTTTGTTGAGCGTTTCTTTCAAGAAGCGCGGGCTGCTGCCAAAATGACTCACCCCAACATTGTCACCATCCACGACGTGGGCCAGGCCAATGGGGTTTATTATATCGCCATGGCCCATATTGACGGCGTTTCCTTGGCCGACATGCTGCGGCAAGGCCCGCTGCCGCCGTTTCGCGCCGCGCACATTATCGGCCAAATAGCCCACGCCCTGGATTACGCCCATAGCCAGGGCATTATCCACCGCGATGTAAAACCCGGCAATATTTTGGTGACTCGTGATGACCACGCTTTTTTAACGGATTTTGGTATTGCCAAAGCCGCCCTCGAAAGCAGCCGCCTGACCCGCACCGGCACCATGGTCGGCACGCCGGCCTACATGGCCCCGGAGCAGGCTAAAGGCCAGCCCGTGAGCGGCCAAACCGACCAGTACGCCCTGGCCGTGGTGGCTTACGAAATGCTGACCGGCCATCCTCCCTTTGACGCCGACACCTCGCACGCTATTTTATATCAGCACGTCCACCAGTCTCCAGATTTAAACTGGCTGCCGCTGCCTTACCAGGCCGTTTTGGGGCAGGCGTTGGCCAAAGAGCCGGAACAGCGGTTTCCCACCGTCGCCGACTTTGGCCGTGCTCTAGATAATACTGGTCGGGGGCAATCCGCATCGCCGTCGTCTCAAACGCCTGTTTCAACGCCCCTGCCGACCCCCACTCCCGACCGAAATGTACTCAAGAAGCGTGTGCCGGTTTGGGTTTGGGCTGGCAGCGCAGCGGCTGTATTGGTGATATTATTAATGGTGTTTACGTCTATAAGCAGTCAAAATGCCATACAGTCAGGCTATACTGCCACCGTTGAGGCGCAAGGAACCGCTACAATTCAAGTTAGGCTAACCGCCGCCCAATCTACTCTTGGGGCCCAGCGAACGGCCACTACTGAGGCAAAAAGCACTGCAATAGCCCAACAAACCCAAGACACAGTTGCCGCTCAAACTCAACAAACGGCCACTATTGAGGCCCAACATACAGCTACCGTGGAAATGCAAAACACAGTCTTGGCTCAATTTACTCTTGAATCCCAACGAATAGCTACCGCTAAAGCAGAAAGCGTCGCAACATCCCAAGCGGTTGAAACAGCCTCGGCCAGAGCTTGGGCCACTACTATGGCCGTTACGGCCGAGGCCCAATATGCCGCCACAGCCCGGGCCGCTGAAGCCACAGCTACAGCAGTTGCTGCTGTCCAGGCCGAACCGACTCCAACCCCCTTACTGCCTTTATTTGGTCCGGTAAGTGGCGAATTGGTTATGGAAGATGATGATTTAATTGAAGATTATTTCGCCGGGGTTTCTGTGCGTGATTTTTTAGTGGCAGCGATATTCTTTAATCCCTATTCAGCATCAACCAACTCTTGGAATTATGGTTTCTCATTCCGTCATCAAGGGTATGATGAGCAATTGCGTCTGATCATCTTCTCTAATAACACATGGGAGTTACGGAATGGCCCAAATAATTCTATCGCCGGCGGCTCAATTTCTAATTTGAATACTGGCGATAACGAGGCCAATGTCGTCGTTATGATTGTTAAAGATGACGGGGGTGAACTCTATATCAATGACGAGGTTGCCTACCTTGATCTATCGGCGCGAACCAATTATGGTGATATCGCTGTGGCTACAGATTTTATTAATGGTGAATTTGTTGATGGCGCTGTAGTCCGTTACCAGGATTTTACTATCTTCGGCCTCGAGTGA
- a CDS encoding serine/threonine protein kinase, with protein MTELIGQTIGPYHITGFIGEGGMAVVYRAYEEALDREVALKILPVQLTRDRVFVQRFMQEARASGKMMHPHIVTVYSVGEFDQGYYIAMAYIKGHSLAQILQTQHALPPARAAHLIGQMANALDYAHRQGVIHRDVKPGNILVAEGDHAWLTDFGIAKAMTEGGLTRTGTMVGTPAYMAPEQAKGQPVSGQTDQYALAVVTYETLTGHPPFDADTSHAILYQHVHQAPDLSWLPLPYHPVLQRALAKTPEERFTMVSEFGQALQFAASEQITPVSLQSPVSTTPPPRPVVSSDQRLPKRRLPVWLWAGGIAAIVVILLLVLSVLTDQRNPSLISTSTPIISDDFSINEGRWGWLENDIGVIEILDGFLSIYVEQPYYTKSSTYLSPLQLTDFTVQVKAAPIAGSRDNNYGFFFLNSNRDVIYFAISSEGYFCVQKSENGTWHTLQNWTKNSVIVNELGRINLLAVQAKDSKFTFYVNNQPMILLETAEPFIVTELALAAGTEGEQGGVRVVFDNLVVYEE; from the coding sequence ATGACCGAACTCATCGGCCAAACCATTGGCCCGTACCACATTACCGGCTTTATCGGCGAAGGGGGTATGGCCGTAGTCTACCGCGCTTACGAAGAAGCGTTGGATAGAGAAGTGGCCCTAAAAATCTTGCCGGTCCAATTGACCCGGGACCGGGTGTTTGTGCAACGCTTCATGCAAGAAGCCCGCGCCTCCGGCAAAATGATGCACCCCCATATTGTTACTGTTTATAGCGTGGGCGAGTTTGACCAGGGGTACTACATTGCCATGGCCTATATTAAAGGCCACTCCCTGGCCCAAATTTTGCAAACTCAACATGCGCTGCCCCCGGCCCGCGCGGCCCACCTGATCGGCCAGATGGCCAACGCCCTGGATTATGCCCATCGCCAGGGCGTGATTCACCGTGATGTGAAACCCGGCAATATCCTGGTGGCCGAAGGCGACCACGCCTGGCTGACCGACTTTGGCATTGCCAAAGCCATGACCGAGGGCGGCCTGACCCGCACCGGCACTATGGTCGGTACGCCGGCCTACATGGCCCCTGAGCAGGCCAAAGGCCAGCCTGTGAGCGGGCAGACTGACCAGTATGCCCTGGCTGTAGTGACCTACGAAACTCTCACCGGCCATCCCCCCTTTGACGCCGATACCTCGCATGCCATTTTATACCAACACGTGCATCAAGCCCCGGATCTAAGCTGGTTGCCGTTGCCGTATCATCCCGTACTGCAGCGAGCCTTAGCCAAGACGCCGGAAGAACGGTTTACGATGGTGAGTGAGTTTGGACAGGCTTTACAATTTGCAGCCAGCGAGCAAATCACCCCGGTATCCCTTCAATCACCTGTTTCAACTACGCCGCCGCCAAGGCCTGTTGTCTCGTCTGACCAGCGTTTGCCAAAAAGGCGACTGCCTGTTTGGTTATGGGCTGGCGGCATTGCCGCCATCGTGGTCATCTTACTTCTGGTTTTGTCTGTCTTGACCGACCAAAGGAATCCTTCACTCATATCTACCTCCACACCTATCATTTCAGATGATTTCAGCATTAACGAGGGCCGATGGGGGTGGCTAGAAAATGATATAGGAGTCATTGAGATATTGGACGGTTTTTTATCTATTTATGTTGAACAGCCATATTATACAAAATCTTCTACTTATCTCTCTCCTCTACAGTTGACTGATTTTACGGTACAAGTAAAAGCAGCCCCTATCGCGGGATCGCGTGATAATAACTACGGTTTCTTTTTCCTCAACTCCAACAGGGATGTGATATATTTTGCAATTTCCAGTGAGGGTTATTTTTGTGTGCAAAAATCAGAGAATGGCACCTGGCATACTCTACAAAATTGGACAAAAAATTCAGTAATTGTTAACGAGCTGGGAAGAATAAATCTGTTGGCAGTTCAGGCTAAGGATAGTAAATTTACTTTCTATGTGAATAATCAGCCGATGATTCTTCTCGAAACCGCTGAACCTTTTATTGTTACTGAACTGGCCTTGGCTGCTGGCACAGAAGGTGAACAAGGCGGTGTAAGAGTGGTATTTGATAATCTGGTTGTATATGAAGAGTAA
- a CDS encoding NPCBM/NEW2 domain-containing protein: MTNTMMGFDPLPTGAVLGGRYRLLEVIGAGGMSRVYRAEDTRLGITVAVKENLQVGQMGQGESRRQFENEARLLAKLSHPNLPKVSDHFFDDETGRQYLVMEYIEGDDLETIVRRSGLLSEQVALNWLGQVLDALEYMHRQNPPIIHRDIKPANIKITPQGKAVLVDFGLVKLAGQGTMTGARAVTAGYSPPEQYGFSTSARSDIYALGATLYTLLTGLVPPEAPVLISGDRPLIPPRQVVSQISPGVEAALLRAMAMKTTERWESVSALRQALQGQTVAPTLSQTSPSPQPAASRRDTDSHPGVSRSSTGPRPGSTPKPGGLPIWAWGALAAVVVLAVAIGLTMVEREHEPEKPQTGILLAVGLTKTPTPTLAPTSTPRPTPVPDNAPKSQPKNDGSSQDNWDAVVKTYFAYLRDGPGDSAEAIEILQGGDGFDLLAVNKERTWVKITAPGRMGWIAVDKLELNISLDELTEVEASTKPTPTLKPTSTPRPTPTPTATMDADPTVYDNFNNPAHDGGFNQSLWTYWSDPPNQIEQREGMLVITKDGKVEGTNLALHKYEYVHLRTLTSNSPTFFEAKLMLDNNKHASGNVQLHFNADLVVGDAWFAECGIGDEGWAYCFDTLWPWQEEHSYDAEGKQVNYGEWHTFRIELDPGSMTFTYYIDGQVAGSHVPVDAEQLKNANFTVYVGVWSDSTDAIVGYIDDVRIGQVEPSTAASANTPATHGYLSQFQPQAVQVGYETFSIGRYAFDSDSESDNVHAGDPIIVHNVEYPLGLYAHAPSMLVYNLGGNFSEFLATIGMVQSIECGDGAEFIMQLDGNEIYHSPTMFSYSEPQNIQVSITNGQQLTLITDDGPADNNGCDWTIWGDPLVR; the protein is encoded by the coding sequence ATGACCAATACGATGATGGGGTTTGACCCTCTGCCCACCGGCGCGGTTCTTGGCGGCCGTTATCGCCTTTTAGAAGTGATTGGCGCGGGCGGCATGAGCCGGGTTTACCGGGCCGAGGATACGCGCCTGGGGATTACGGTGGCCGTAAAAGAAAACCTGCAAGTGGGCCAGATGGGGCAGGGCGAGTCTCGCCGCCAGTTTGAAAACGAAGCTCGCTTGCTGGCTAAATTATCTCATCCCAATCTACCCAAAGTATCCGACCATTTTTTTGACGACGAAACCGGCCGGCAATACCTGGTGATGGAGTATATTGAAGGGGACGACCTGGAAACCATTGTTCGCCGTTCCGGCTTGCTCAGCGAACAGGTGGCCTTGAATTGGCTGGGCCAGGTCCTCGACGCCCTGGAGTACATGCATCGCCAAAACCCGCCCATCATCCACCGCGACATCAAACCGGCCAACATCAAAATCACCCCGCAGGGCAAAGCCGTGCTGGTTGATTTTGGGCTGGTCAAACTGGCCGGGCAGGGCACCATGACCGGGGCGCGAGCCGTGACCGCGGGGTACTCGCCGCCGGAACAGTATGGCTTTTCCACCAGCGCCCGGAGCGATATTTACGCCCTGGGGGCCACGCTATACACCCTCTTGACCGGCCTGGTGCCGCCGGAAGCGCCGGTGTTGATATCCGGGGACAGGCCCCTGATCCCGCCGCGCCAGGTGGTCTCGCAGATTTCGCCGGGAGTTGAGGCCGCCCTGCTGCGAGCCATGGCCATGAAAACCACGGAACGATGGGAAAGCGTAAGCGCCTTGCGCCAGGCCTTACAAGGCCAGACGGTTGCCCCCACTCTTTCCCAGACCTCGCCTTCCCCTCAACCGGCTGCATCGCGCCGCGATACGGATTCCCATCCAGGTGTCTCGCGTTCCTCGACCGGCCCGCGCCCCGGCTCCACCCCAAAACCGGGCGGTTTGCCAATCTGGGCCTGGGGGGCGCTGGCGGCGGTAGTGGTTTTGGCCGTGGCCATTGGTTTAACCATGGTGGAGAGAGAACATGAGCCAGAAAAACCTCAAACCGGCATCCTTTTAGCGGTCGGTTTGACCAAAACGCCAACTCCTACTCTGGCCCCAACGTCTACCCCTCGTCCTACGCCGGTACCGGATAACGCCCCCAAAAGCCAACCCAAAAATGATGGCTCATCTCAAGATAATTGGGATGCCGTAGTAAAAACATACTTTGCTTATCTCCGTGACGGGCCAGGAGATTCTGCTGAAGCAATAGAAATTTTACAAGGCGGAGACGGCTTTGATTTGTTGGCGGTTAACAAAGAGCGCACATGGGTAAAAATAACGGCCCCTGGCCGGATGGGTTGGATAGCGGTTGACAAACTGGAACTGAATATTTCTCTGGATGAACTGACAGAAGTTGAAGCTTCAACCAAGCCTACCCCAACCCTAAAACCCACCAGTACCCCTCGTCCCACCCCCACCCCTACCGCGACGATGGACGCCGACCCAACCGTGTACGATAATTTCAACAATCCCGCCCACGACGGCGGTTTTAATCAAAGTCTATGGACGTATTGGAGCGACCCGCCCAATCAAATTGAGCAAAGAGAGGGAATGTTGGTCATAACCAAAGATGGAAAAGTAGAAGGCACAAATTTGGCTTTGCATAAATATGAATATGTCCACTTACGCACTCTAACCTCAAACTCGCCTACCTTTTTTGAAGCGAAACTCATGCTGGATAACAACAAACATGCCTCGGGTAATGTCCAGTTACATTTTAACGCTGATCTGGTGGTAGGAGACGCTTGGTTTGCCGAATGTGGTATCGGCGATGAAGGCTGGGCTTATTGTTTTGATACACTCTGGCCCTGGCAAGAAGAGCATAGTTATGATGCGGAGGGAAAACAGGTAAATTATGGCGAGTGGCATACCTTCCGCATCGAGTTAGACCCAGGCTCGATGACATTCACCTACTATATTGACGGCCAAGTGGCCGGTTCGCATGTGCCGGTTGATGCCGAACAACTCAAAAATGCCAACTTTACGGTCTATGTCGGCGTTTGGAGCGACAGCACAGACGCCATTGTTGGCTACATTGACGATGTGCGGATTGGGCAAGTTGAACCATCTACCGCTGCGTCGGCAAACACACCTGCCACCCATGGCTATCTTTCGCAATTTCAGCCCCAGGCCGTACAGGTGGGTTATGAGACATTCTCTATTGGAAGATACGCCTTTGATTCCGATTCCGAGTCTGACAATGTGCATGCGGGCGACCCTATCATTGTGCATAATGTTGAATATCCGCTTGGCCTTTACGCGCATGCGCCCTCCATGCTGGTCTACAATCTGGGCGGGAACTTCTCTGAATTCCTGGCCACCATCGGCATGGTGCAATCCATTGAGTGTGGCGATGGGGCGGAGTTCATTATGCAACTGGACGGCAATGAAATCTACCACAGCCCCACCATGTTCAGTTATTCCGAACCGCAAAACATTCAGGTGAGCATAACCAATGGCCAACAATTAACCCTGATCACCGATGACGGCCCGGCCGATAACAACGGCTGCGATTGGACAATCTGGGGCGACCCGTTGGTGCGCTAA
- a CDS encoding serine/threonine protein kinase, translating into MDLIGQTIGQYKITGQIGKGGMAAVYRAYQPSLDRQIALKVLLPQLTADATFIERFLQEARAAAKMNHANIVHVYDVAEVNGLYYIAMAYIEGASLADILQQGAMPPVRAAHIINQIAGALDYAHGRGIIHRDIKPGNILVAAGDQAWLTDFGIAKAAQQSSGLTRAGTMVGTPAYMAPEQAKGQPVTPQTDQYALAVVAYEALTGHPPFQADTSQAILYQHVHQPPDLSMLPLPYQSVLQRALAKKSGQRFTSVSEFGRSLQNALKGQFVSATPYSKPQTKVNQSFWLWVGGAIIIGLILLVVFMAGSKSAPEISRVASPTLIPKTATSIPTSKPPSATPTPTPLPTETPTLARADTPTLAATATAIPLDDLLFQDSQIDAASWVVGPLDQGDFISYSRDGLYHFDWFDSNGATWDLPDETIYRDFAVEARGELVAGDKDHSYGLIFRMVDEHNYYTAEISEDFFSIGKQEDGEWDFLLEWEQSPALIDGGPNHLQVVASGAKIDLYANNMHVGSVVDGTFKQGKVGIYASGLKGNHVALHDFKLWSLPGQTATVKVSTPIPAATPISTSTPTPKPPPKPTAVSAQVAEATLNKGPDSIYLFGEGVEFCFRLAIPARAKAIAHEGNSGQDIVLGQWDSLGPAGACVSGPMAIRGNCYILLEAYGSRGEITASDLVRFRVDR; encoded by the coding sequence ATGGATCTCATTGGACAAACAATTGGGCAATATAAAATCACCGGCCAAATTGGCAAAGGCGGCATGGCGGCGGTTTACCGGGCCTACCAACCGTCGCTGGATCGCCAGATTGCCCTGAAGGTGCTGCTGCCGCAGCTAACGGCCGACGCCACCTTCATTGAGCGGTTTTTACAGGAAGCGCGCGCTGCCGCCAAAATGAATCACGCCAATATTGTGCATGTTTATGATGTGGCTGAGGTCAATGGCCTTTACTATATTGCTATGGCCTATATCGAAGGAGCATCGCTGGCCGATATATTGCAACAAGGAGCTATGCCCCCGGTACGGGCGGCCCATATCATTAATCAGATTGCCGGGGCCTTGGACTATGCCCATGGGCGGGGCATCATTCACCGCGACATTAAGCCGGGCAACATTCTGGTGGCCGCAGGTGATCAGGCCTGGCTGACCGATTTTGGCATTGCCAAAGCCGCCCAACAGAGCAGCGGGCTGACCCGCGCCGGCACAATGGTAGGCACGCCGGCCTACATGGCTCCAGAACAAGCCAAAGGACAGCCGGTAACGCCCCAAACCGACCAATATGCCCTGGCCGTTGTAGCCTATGAAGCCCTGACCGGCCATCCGCCTTTCCAGGCCGATACTTCCCAGGCCATCCTTTATCAACATGTGCACCAGCCGCCTGATCTTTCCATGCTTCCTTTGCCTTATCAGTCAGTCTTGCAGCGCGCTTTGGCCAAAAAATCCGGGCAGCGTTTTACTTCTGTCAGCGAATTTGGCCGGTCGCTGCAAAACGCGCTCAAGGGTCAGTTCGTTTCTGCAACACCCTACTCCAAGCCACAAACCAAAGTCAATCAATCCTTTTGGTTGTGGGTTGGCGGAGCGATTATCATTGGTCTCATTCTCTTGGTGGTCTTTATGGCCGGCTCAAAATCCGCGCCTGAAATCAGCCGTGTCGCCAGCCCTACCCTTATTCCCAAAACTGCCACGTCTATCCCTACCTCAAAGCCTCCCTCGGCAACGCCTACCCCTACCCCTCTCCCCACAGAAACTCCAACCCTGGCCAGAGCCGACACTCCCACCCTGGCGGCTACAGCCACCGCGATTCCTCTGGATGACCTCCTGTTTCAAGACAGCCAGATAGATGCCGCCAGTTGGGTGGTTGGCCCTTTGGACCAGGGGGATTTCATTTCCTACAGCCGGGATGGCTTATACCATTTTGATTGGTTTGATTCCAATGGGGCCACCTGGGATTTACCGGATGAAACAATTTACCGGGATTTTGCCGTTGAAGCCAGGGGCGAGTTGGTGGCGGGCGACAAAGATCACTCTTATGGCCTTATTTTTAGAATGGTTGACGAACACAATTATTATACGGCCGAAATCAGTGAAGATTTTTTTAGCATTGGCAAACAAGAAGATGGCGAATGGGATTTTTTGTTAGAGTGGGAACAGTCGCCGGCTTTAATAGACGGCGGCCCCAACCATTTACAGGTAGTGGCCAGTGGAGCCAAAATTGATTTGTATGCTAACAATATGCATGTCGGTTCTGTTGTGGACGGCACATTCAAACAAGGGAAAGTGGGCATTTACGCCAGTGGGCTTAAGGGCAATCATGTGGCTTTGCATGATTTTAAGTTGTGGTCTTTGCCCGGCCAAACCGCAACGGTGAAAGTATCTACCCCCATTCCTGCTGCTACACCTATCTCTACTTCTACCCCCACTCCGAAACCGCCGCCCAAACCAACGGCTGTTTCGGCGCAAGTAGCCGAGGCTACCTTAAATAAAGGTCCCGACAGCATTTACCTTTTCGGTGAAGGGGTGGAATTCTGCTTCCGCTTGGCTATTCCGGCCCGGGCCAAAGCCATTGCGCATGAAGGGAATAGCGGCCAGGATATTGTTTTGGGTCAATGGGACTCGCTTGGCCCGGCGGGAGCGTGCGTTAGCGGCCCTATGGCCATCAGGGGCAACTGTTACATTTTATTAGAAGCCTACGGCAGCCGGGGTGAAATTACCGCCAGCGATTTAGTTAGATTTCGCGTTGACCGGTAG